From a single Bacillus pseudomycoides DSM 12442 genomic region:
- a CDS encoding 6-phospho-beta-glucosidase encodes MLNSFSKPFPKDFLWGGATAANQIEGAYQEKGKGLSTADILPHGVFSPQDYSMEGYYPYHTAIDFYHNYKEDIALFAEMGFKCFRMSIAWTRIFPNGDELEPNEEGLKFYDDIFSELAKYNIKPIVTISHYEMPLALVKNYGGWKNRKLIEFYERFARTLFTRYKDKVKYWMTFNEINFVIHAPFTGGGLEFEEGENVKHIQYQAAHHQFVASALAVKAGHELIPDSKIGCMLAYAPTYPYSCNPEDVWTAMMLDRETVFFTDVQVRGYYPSYTERYFAEHNITIKVEPSDEEILRTHKVDYLGFSYYNSGTASATPEEHKTSDGNLQLGGVENPYLEASEWGWEIDPKGLRIALNTLYDRYQIPLFIVENGFGAVDILENESVNDDYRISYFHDHIAEMKEAIADGVDLIGYTTWGPIDLVSASTAEMKKRYGFIYVDKDNEGNGTLKRYKKKSFNWYKQVIASNGEDLN; translated from the coding sequence AGGTGCATACCAAGAAAAAGGAAAAGGCCTTTCTACAGCAGACATATTACCACATGGTGTTTTTAGCCCACAAGATTATTCAATGGAAGGCTATTATCCTTACCACACTGCAATTGATTTTTATCACAACTATAAAGAAGATATCGCCCTGTTTGCTGAAATGGGCTTTAAATGCTTCCGGATGAGTATTGCATGGACTCGTATTTTCCCAAATGGTGACGAATTAGAACCAAATGAAGAAGGCTTAAAATTTTACGATGACATATTTTCTGAGTTAGCAAAATATAACATTAAGCCTATTGTTACCATTTCTCACTATGAAATGCCACTCGCTTTGGTGAAAAATTATGGTGGTTGGAAAAACCGTAAACTAATAGAATTTTATGAGCGCTTTGCTAGAACTCTTTTTACTCGCTACAAAGATAAAGTAAAATATTGGATGACATTTAATGAAATTAATTTTGTTATCCATGCCCCATTTACTGGCGGTGGACTTGAGTTTGAGGAAGGAGAAAATGTAAAACACATACAATATCAAGCGGCTCATCACCAATTTGTTGCCAGTGCCCTAGCAGTAAAAGCAGGTCATGAGCTTATTCCGGATAGCAAAATTGGTTGTATGCTTGCCTATGCTCCAACTTATCCTTATTCTTGTAATCCAGAAGATGTGTGGACAGCCATGATGTTAGATCGTGAAACAGTGTTTTTCACAGATGTACAAGTACGTGGATACTATCCTTCCTATACGGAGCGCTACTTTGCTGAACATAATATTACAATTAAAGTGGAACCTAGTGATGAAGAAATTCTTCGTACTCATAAAGTAGATTATTTAGGCTTCAGTTATTATAACAGCGGTACGGCCTCTGCAACTCCTGAAGAACATAAGACTTCTGATGGTAACTTACAATTAGGAGGCGTAGAAAACCCATACTTAGAAGCATCTGAATGGGGATGGGAAATCGATCCGAAAGGCCTTCGAATTGCTTTAAATACGTTATACGACCGTTACCAAATTCCTTTATTTATCGTTGAAAATGGTTTTGGTGCTGTTGATATTTTAGAAAATGAGTCCGTAAATGATGATTACCGTATTAGCTATTTCCATGATCATATTGCTGAAATGAAGGAAGCTATCGCTGATGGTGTGGACTTAATCGGTTATACTACATGGGGGCCTATTGACCTTGTAAGTGCTTCTACTGCTGAAATGAAAAAACGTTACGGATTTATCTATGTAGATAAGGATAACGAAGGTAATGGAACATTAAAACGTTACAAAAAGAAAAGCTTCAACTGGTACAAGCAAGTCATTGCTTCTAATGGTGAAGATTTAAATTAA